The Verrucomicrobium spinosum DSM 4136 = JCM 18804 genome includes a region encoding these proteins:
- a CDS encoding quinone-dependent dihydroorotate dehydrogenase, giving the protein MSLIHRLYPLLRPLLFQLDAETAHEWTVKLLKMGHALGMLEGTESGAPPPPPIKVLGLEFPNVVGLAAGMDKSAAAVDAWGALGFGFVEVGTLTPRPQPGNPTPRLFRLVEKEAIINRMGFNNPGIQAAVARLEKRQGTGIVGVNIGKNFDTPNEKAVDDYVICLRAAYPVADYIAVNISSPNTKGLRDLQAEEPIRRLVGTLKEEQQRLAARHGDKKPLLVKIAPDLDPAQIDSLVRVFTEQQLDGVIATNTTISREAVAGHRLAEEAGGLSGAPLTSRSTEVIATLRAALPSSMPIIGVGGIMTAAQAQAKLDAGAALVQVYTGLVYRGPALVRDIAALNVSGKK; this is encoded by the coding sequence ATGTCCTTGATCCACCGGCTCTACCCACTTCTTCGCCCTCTTCTTTTTCAGCTTGACGCGGAAACTGCCCATGAATGGACGGTGAAGCTGCTCAAAATGGGGCATGCGCTCGGAATGCTGGAAGGAACGGAGTCTGGTGCCCCCCCGCCCCCTCCCATCAAGGTCCTGGGCCTTGAGTTTCCCAACGTGGTGGGTCTGGCGGCGGGCATGGACAAGTCGGCTGCCGCTGTGGACGCTTGGGGTGCGCTTGGATTTGGCTTTGTCGAGGTCGGCACGCTCACCCCCCGCCCGCAGCCTGGGAACCCCACCCCCCGACTTTTCCGGCTTGTTGAGAAAGAAGCCATCATCAATCGCATGGGCTTCAACAACCCTGGCATCCAGGCCGCCGTCGCCCGGCTGGAGAAGCGGCAGGGCACCGGAATCGTGGGCGTGAACATCGGAAAGAACTTCGATACCCCCAACGAGAAGGCCGTGGACGACTATGTGATCTGCTTGCGGGCTGCTTATCCCGTTGCCGACTACATCGCAGTCAACATTTCCTCCCCAAACACCAAGGGTTTGCGCGATCTACAGGCGGAGGAGCCGATCCGTCGCCTGGTCGGAACGTTGAAAGAGGAGCAGCAGCGTCTGGCAGCCCGTCACGGCGACAAGAAGCCACTGCTAGTAAAGATTGCCCCCGATCTAGACCCCGCCCAAATCGACAGCCTGGTACGTGTCTTCACAGAACAGCAGCTGGATGGAGTGATCGCCACCAATACCACCATCTCCCGTGAAGCCGTCGCGGGCCATCGCCTGGCAGAGGAGGCAGGCGGACTGAGCGGAGCACCCCTCACCAGCCGATCCACCGAGGTCATCGCCACCCTGCGAGCCGCACTCCCTTCCTCCATGCCCATCATCGGGGTAGGCGGCATCATGACGGCAGCCCAAGCTCAGGCGAAGTTGGATGCGGGAGCGGCCCTCGTACAAGTTTACACCGGTCTCGTTTACCGTGGTCCAGCTCTGGTGCGGGATATCGCCGCCCTCAACGTCTCGGGTAAAAAATGA
- a CDS encoding nuclear transport factor 2 family protein, which yields MKTNLQIVHDLYKAFREKDYDAFIALCARDLEWVQNEGFPRGATWHGPQAVVDGVFRTFDDTWEDWKYEVERYLDAGNSIVVVGRYRGRHRLTGKTFNSPAAHLYDLTGGRVQRFRQFTDTKVIWDAME from the coding sequence ATGAAAACCAACCTTCAGATCGTGCATGACCTGTACAAGGCGTTCCGCGAAAAAGACTACGATGCCTTCATCGCTCTCTGCGCGCGGGACCTGGAGTGGGTCCAGAACGAGGGCTTTCCGCGGGGGGCCACCTGGCATGGACCGCAGGCGGTGGTGGATGGCGTGTTCCGGACGTTTGACGACACGTGGGAGGACTGGAAGTACGAGGTCGAACGGTACCTTGATGCCGGCAACTCGATCGTCGTGGTCGGGCGCTATCGAGGGAGGCACCGTCTGACGGGCAAAACGTTCAACTCACCGGCCGCTCATCTTTACGATCTCACCGGAGGCCGAGTGCAGCGCTTTCGCCAGTTCACCGACACCAAAGTGATATGGGATGCGATGGAGTAG
- a CDS encoding sensor histidine kinase has product MPLFWKLHCSGWLLFSLSMLPVRVVLAKPMGGAWESLVPDMIFFLSRDVLGFALCLGLRWVYRRPFAQKAKSLVLAPLLVGMAAATAAVDGYGAEWLRRMMELGRGNVSGPVFVAASFWLHLIIFFFWGLLFFMLRAFIRAKRNEKRLALAAARQRESELLMLRAHLEPHFIFNALNAVTILSHGNAKVLPVVRGLSDYLRFCLANRDKPFVPLGEELDAICEYLKVERARFGDDLIVRVDVDDPSSRHIPVPGVFMKPLVENAIKHRAPGNHPLYLWIQVDHRKQEGDEAVLEELRMRPVHGDRHEQESAPDLQEVAEMIFDSEVPDFLALERELVIRVTSNSVWKPTVDRVDVSPASGVGLSNLQRRLELLYPGEGRTEFSIGPSEGYVVAQIRIRAPLHAFKNRVSASRPTQPDVQDPGVTQRRDAGAFAGMIGTQTPQS; this is encoded by the coding sequence ATGCCTTTGTTTTGGAAGCTTCATTGCAGCGGGTGGCTGCTGTTCTCCCTCAGCATGCTGCCGGTGCGGGTGGTGCTTGCCAAGCCAATGGGAGGGGCGTGGGAGAGCCTCGTGCCAGACATGATTTTCTTTTTAAGCCGTGACGTGCTGGGGTTTGCGCTCTGCCTGGGCTTGCGGTGGGTTTACCGTCGCCCGTTTGCCCAGAAGGCAAAGTCTCTCGTGTTGGCACCACTGCTGGTGGGGATGGCTGCCGCAACTGCCGCAGTGGACGGGTACGGTGCGGAATGGCTGCGTAGGATGATGGAGCTGGGAAGAGGTAACGTGAGCGGCCCCGTTTTCGTGGCGGCTTCCTTCTGGCTGCATCTCATTATCTTTTTCTTTTGGGGACTCTTGTTCTTCATGCTGCGCGCTTTCATCCGCGCCAAGAGGAATGAGAAGCGGCTGGCGCTTGCGGCGGCCCGTCAGAGGGAGTCTGAGCTCCTCATGTTGCGCGCGCACCTGGAGCCACATTTTATTTTTAATGCTCTGAATGCTGTCACCATCCTGTCTCACGGCAACGCAAAGGTATTACCCGTCGTCAGAGGGTTGTCTGACTACTTGCGCTTCTGCCTCGCCAACCGGGACAAGCCGTTCGTTCCGTTGGGGGAGGAGTTGGATGCGATCTGCGAGTACTTGAAGGTCGAGCGGGCCCGTTTTGGCGATGACCTGATTGTGAGGGTGGATGTGGATGATCCCTCCAGCCGTCACATCCCTGTGCCCGGTGTTTTCATGAAGCCGCTGGTGGAAAACGCCATCAAACATCGGGCTCCCGGGAATCATCCGCTGTACCTCTGGATTCAAGTGGACCATCGGAAGCAGGAAGGTGATGAGGCGGTGCTGGAAGAACTGCGGATGCGACCCGTCCATGGTGATCGGCACGAACAGGAATCCGCCCCTGATCTGCAGGAGGTGGCAGAGATGATTTTCGATAGCGAGGTGCCCGACTTCCTGGCCTTGGAACGGGAATTGGTGATCCGGGTGACAAGCAACAGCGTCTGGAAGCCAACGGTGGACCGGGTGGATGTAAGTCCTGCCAGCGGCGTGGGGTTGAGCAACCTTCAGAGACGCCTGGAACTGCTCTACCCGGGGGAAGGGCGTACTGAATTCTCGATTGGACCATCGGAAGGCTATGTCGTGGCCCAGATTCGTATTCGTGCACCTCTCCATGCCTTCAAGAACCGGGTCAGCGCTTCCCGTCCCACGCAGCCCGACGTCCAAGATCCGGGCGTAACCCAGCGTCGGGATGCTGGTGCTTTTGCCGGGATGATCGGCACGCAGACGCCGCAGTCGTGA
- a CDS encoding GNAT family N-acetyltransferase, with protein MTQSLHAFHCRCRAPYAVEQHFVGRLIKCGWCGVFVVVPRRAGEPVHVPTFARTTDRLEIDLAVRRDWRQVHEIDRDPANYEFEISSPNTPRETRRRIRAGRFPSGFKKSGRLVFKVVLKGTGKVIGLVPVGYVLPYYSVNLGVVIHHPHAGKGYGREAVAAVTAILFEELGVFKINAMCDSINLRCLSLLESVGFEREGEARSWFFHPTRGWIDSPYFAMFNPADLAIRSGRLAVPGERGP; from the coding sequence ATGACTCAGTCTCTTCATGCTTTCCATTGTCGGTGTCGTGCGCCTTACGCGGTGGAGCAGCATTTTGTGGGGAGGCTCATCAAGTGCGGTTGGTGTGGTGTGTTTGTGGTCGTGCCACGCCGGGCTGGAGAGCCAGTGCATGTGCCGACATTTGCTCGGACGACTGACCGGCTGGAGATTGATCTGGCTGTCCGTCGCGACTGGCGTCAGGTGCACGAGATTGACCGAGATCCGGCAAACTATGAGTTCGAGATCTCCAGTCCCAACACTCCCCGCGAAACCCGGCGCAGGATCCGGGCGGGAAGGTTTCCCTCCGGCTTCAAGAAGTCCGGGAGGTTGGTTTTCAAAGTGGTGTTGAAGGGGACCGGAAAGGTGATCGGACTGGTGCCGGTGGGATACGTGCTGCCCTACTATAGTGTCAATCTGGGGGTGGTGATCCATCATCCCCATGCGGGAAAGGGATATGGACGGGAGGCCGTTGCGGCAGTCACGGCGATTCTGTTTGAGGAACTGGGCGTCTTCAAGATCAATGCCATGTGTGACAGCATCAACCTTCGGTGCTTGAGCTTGCTGGAATCCGTGGGATTTGAGCGGGAAGGTGAGGCCCGTTCCTGGTTTTTTCATCCGACGCGTGGTTGGATTGATTCGCCTTACTTCGCCATGTTCAATCCTGCTGATTTGGCCATTCGGTCGGGCCGGCTGGCTGTGCCGGGTGAGAGAGGGCCATGA
- a CDS encoding protein-disulfide reductase DsbD family protein, with amino-acid sequence MTAFLLHPRRHSLFLLALLALFLTPPGVRAQFGLENKPVTAELVSELSTVGTGKPFKVAVKLEHQPTWHVYGKTIPAGAPGLPTRVTWKLPEGWKAEELPWPATHRIQSTGGIMMDAYEGTVYLPYQITPSASAAAGSEVKLEGQVDALVCDPKTCMPVKLPFTLTLPVGAEPSDNVGTKAIFAAVSAEKALPAPAPTPASEPKQPEGTSAPKTAPPEPTPTPSASGETTKATAPLKAEGGLAGKLLLAFAGGLILNVMPCVFPVLGIKILGVVNQSGEDHRRVVLHGLAYTLGVLVCFWVLAGVILALRSGGAQIGWGAQLQSPIFVLLLTLFLFAFGLNMAGLFEVGTSATAVGSGLTQKAGLGGSFFSGLLATVVATPCAAPFLAPALAYAFVLPPIPSLLFFTVIGLGLSFPYLLLSAFPKLVSLLPRPGAWMESFKQAMSFLMFATAAFLLWTFAGMVDDYGLLKAMLGLVLVGVACWIYGRWQLPYKPSKTRLTAAVLTLVFFVSGAVLAWPEPIRRKSANTANGEVAALTWKEWSPELVTQLREEKKPVYIDFTARWCVTCQTNKLVYRDESLRSEFRRLGVVTLKADWTNQDEVIFKALQDLGKAAVPVNVLYVPGRQEPVVLNELLTVAHVKETLAKIGQPVAAAK; translated from the coding sequence ATGACAGCCTTCCTGCTCCACCCCCGACGGCACAGCTTGTTTCTCCTGGCCCTGCTCGCTCTTTTCCTGACCCCACCTGGAGTTCGGGCTCAGTTCGGTCTGGAAAACAAACCGGTAACTGCTGAGCTCGTTTCCGAGCTAAGCACCGTGGGCACTGGCAAGCCTTTCAAGGTGGCAGTCAAACTCGAGCACCAGCCCACTTGGCATGTCTATGGGAAGACCATTCCCGCAGGGGCTCCTGGCCTGCCCACCCGAGTCACCTGGAAGCTTCCCGAAGGCTGGAAGGCCGAAGAACTGCCCTGGCCAGCCACCCATCGGATTCAGTCCACCGGCGGCATCATGATGGATGCCTACGAGGGCACCGTGTACCTTCCCTATCAAATCACGCCCTCCGCCTCTGCGGCGGCTGGTAGCGAAGTCAAACTGGAAGGTCAGGTGGATGCCCTGGTTTGCGATCCGAAAACCTGCATGCCAGTGAAGCTGCCCTTCACCCTTACACTTCCCGTCGGTGCCGAACCTTCGGACAATGTCGGAACCAAGGCCATCTTTGCCGCAGTCAGTGCTGAAAAAGCGCTACCTGCACCCGCACCTACTCCGGCTTCCGAGCCCAAGCAGCCCGAGGGGACCTCGGCACCAAAGACAGCCCCCCCAGAGCCCACCCCCACACCCTCCGCTTCCGGAGAAACGACCAAGGCAACAGCGCCCCTCAAGGCCGAAGGCGGCTTGGCAGGCAAGCTTCTCCTCGCGTTCGCAGGTGGATTGATCCTCAACGTGATGCCCTGCGTATTCCCCGTATTGGGCATTAAGATTCTTGGCGTGGTGAACCAGTCTGGTGAGGACCATCGCAGGGTTGTGTTGCACGGCCTGGCCTACACCCTTGGGGTGCTGGTTTGTTTTTGGGTCTTGGCGGGCGTTATCTTGGCACTGCGCTCAGGCGGGGCGCAGATCGGCTGGGGAGCCCAACTCCAGTCGCCCATTTTCGTCCTGCTGCTCACCCTCTTTCTCTTCGCCTTCGGCCTGAACATGGCCGGGCTGTTTGAAGTGGGGACCTCCGCCACGGCTGTCGGCAGCGGCCTCACGCAGAAGGCAGGCTTGGGCGGCTCCTTCTTCTCAGGATTGCTGGCGACGGTGGTGGCCACCCCGTGTGCGGCCCCCTTCCTCGCCCCAGCCTTGGCCTACGCTTTCGTATTGCCGCCGATTCCTTCGCTCCTGTTCTTCACCGTGATCGGGCTGGGCCTCTCATTCCCCTACCTGCTTCTCTCCGCTTTCCCAAAACTCGTCAGCCTTCTGCCACGGCCTGGTGCCTGGATGGAGAGCTTCAAGCAAGCCATGTCCTTCTTGATGTTTGCCACGGCGGCATTCCTCCTCTGGACCTTCGCCGGGATGGTTGACGACTACGGCCTGCTTAAGGCCATGTTAGGTCTCGTTCTTGTAGGAGTGGCGTGCTGGATCTACGGACGCTGGCAACTGCCTTACAAGCCATCTAAAACCCGCCTTACGGCAGCCGTCCTCACGCTCGTTTTCTTTGTGTCCGGCGCAGTGCTTGCCTGGCCGGAACCCATCCGCAGGAAGTCTGCCAATACGGCCAACGGGGAAGTGGCAGCGCTCACCTGGAAAGAGTGGTCCCCTGAACTGGTCACCCAACTCCGAGAGGAGAAGAAGCCCGTGTACATCGACTTCACAGCCCGCTGGTGCGTGACCTGCCAGACGAACAAACTCGTGTATCGTGACGAATCATTGCGCAGCGAGTTTCGCCGCCTTGGGGTGGTCACGCTCAAAGCGGACTGGACCAATCAGGATGAAGTCATCTTCAAGGCCCTCCAGGATCTGGGGAAAGCAGCCGTTCCCGTAAACGTGCTCTACGTTCCAGGAAGACAGGAGCCTGTCGTGCTCAATGAGCTACTCACTGTGGCACATGTAAAAGAGACACTCGCAAAGATCGGACAGCCCGTGGCTGCCGCGAAATAG